A genomic region of Larus michahellis chromosome 21, bLarMic1.1, whole genome shotgun sequence contains the following coding sequences:
- the BCL2L15 gene encoding bcl-2-like protein 15: MATFEKQTECIVNALFSDLLGDDESDCRNLETDSEGRPPAGYDASSVGRRLACIGDDLKTFDAVVIASRLRQMGDRCNMDFEHISSKDLAEVLKGEMEKFGAAVDSLSRSWSDRNPELAYERAFLCVSAKLLMYLLKKVPAMVHPSYLIRAINGNSQVRNYIEAHGGWENLDS, from the exons ATGGCGACCTTTGAGAAGCAGACGGAGTGCATTGTGAATGCCTTGTTCTCAGACCTCCTAGGTGACGATGAGAGTGACTGCCGGAACCTGGAGACAGACTCGGAAG GGCGGCCTCCAGCCGGGTATGACGCTAGCTCGGTTGGCAGACGCCTGGCCTGTATAGGAGATGACTTGAAGACGTTCGACGCAGTGGTGATCGCCAGTCGCCTGCGGCAAATGGGGGACCGGTGCAACATGGATTTTGAACACATTTCCTCAAAGGATCTTGCTGAAGTGCTCAAGGGAGAG ATGGAGAAGTTTGGGGCTGCCGTGGACTCtctcagcaggagctggagtgaCCGGAACCCCGAGCTGGCCTACGAGAgagcttttctctgtgtttctgcaaaATTGCTAATGTATCTTCTTAAGAAAGTCCCAGCTATGGTGCATCCCAGCTACCTCATAAGAGCGATTAATGGAAATTCTCAAGTGAGAAACTACATTGAGGCCCACGGCGGATGG gagaaCTTGGACAGTTGA
- the AP4B1 gene encoding AP-4 complex subunit beta-1 isoform X2 codes for MADLDQWGQSEVLTFLLRYTPRSEEELFDILNLLDGYLKSSSPSVVMAATKLFLVLAREYPHVQADVLVRVKGPLLSACTSESRELCFTALCHVRQILGSLPGHFSSHYKKFFCSYSEPHYIKCQKMEVLCELVNDENVQQVLEELKGYCTDVSVELAQGAIFAIGNIARTYTEQCVGILTELLGLQQEHITSAVVQAFRDLVWLCPQCTDAVCRALPNCEDAIQDSEGKQALIWLLGAHGEKVPNAPYVLEEFVENMKSEMFPAVKMELLTALVRLFLSRPAECQDMLGRLLYYCIEEEMDMAVRDRGLFYYRLLQSGVEEVKRVLCSPKSDPSLGLLEDQTERPVNTWASEFNTLAPVYGREHWALVTAHQPAEPPYACSACTDSRNRDTESLISEGNKEVLNVHPETGSLTLIPDVYLTAEQFEKTWLSLDASCHLSLPWCGTVHPDTIQTALHVVHIQTIAMSKAGVQPWKAYLSAQDDTGCLFLTELLLEAADSEMQVLVKQSEAKPEALQTFILALRTVMGTVAGLGS; via the exons ATGGCAGATCTGGATCAGTGGGGGCAAAGTGAGGTGCTTACCTTCCTTCTGCGTTACACACCTCGCAGCGAGGAGGAGCTCTTCGACATACTCAATTTATTGGATGGCTATCTCAAAAGCAGCAGCCCCAGTGTTGTGATGGCAGCCACCAAGCTTTTCCTAGTGCTGGCCAGGGAGTACCCACATGTGCAGGCAGATGTTTTGGTGAGAGTGAAGGGGCCACTGCTGTCAGCCTGCACCTCCGAGAGCAGGGAGCTCTGCTTCACTGCGCTGTGCCATGTGCGTCAGATCCTCGGTAGCCTTCCCGGCCATTTTAGCAGCCACTACAAAAAGTTCTTCTGTTCATATTCAGAGCCCCACTACATCAAATGCCAGAAGATGGAGGTGTTGTGTGAGCTGGTGAATGATGAAAACGTACAGCAAGTGCTGGAGGAGCTGAAGGGCTATTGCACTGATGTCTCGGTAGAGCTTGCCCAGGGGGCGATCTTCGCCATAG GCAATATTGCTAGGACATACACAGAACAGTGCGTGGGGATTCTGACagagctcctggggctgcagcaggagcataTCACTTCAG CGGTAGTACAGGCTTTTCGGGACCTGGTGTGGCTGTGTCCGCAGTGCACGGATGCGGTGTGTCGGGCACTGCCTAACTGTGAGGACGCCATCCAGGACAGTGAG ggcaagcaagcgctgatCTGGCTCCTGGGTGCACATGGTGAGAAAGTACCGAATGCCCCCTATGTTTTAGAGGAGTTTGTGGAGAACATGAAGTCAGAGATGTTCCCAGCAGTGAAGATGGAGCTTCTGACAGCATTGGTGCGACTCTTCCTGTCTCGTCCTGCCGAGTGTCAGGACATGCTGGGGAGGCTGCTCTATTACTGCATAG AGGAGGAGATGGATATGGCAGTACGAGACCGTGGATTGTTCTACTATCGCCTTTTGCAGTCCGGTGTGGAAGAAGTGAAACGGGTCCTGTGTAGCCCCAAGTCTGACCCCTCTCTGGGGCTCCTGGAAGACCAAACTGAGCGACCCGTGAATACCTGGGCTTCAGAGTTTAATACTCTTGCACCAGTTTATGGCAGAGAACACTGGGCACTCGTTACTGCTCACCAGCCAGCAGAACCCCCTTACGCTTGTTCTGCTTGTACTGACTCCAGGAACAGAGACACAG AGTCGCTGATTTCTGAAGGGAATAAAGAAGTCCTCAATGTTCATCCTGAGACAGGCAGCCTGACCTTAATTCCTGATGTTTACCTGACTGCAGAACAGTTTGAGAAGACCTGGCTGAGCTTGGATGCGAGCTGTCACCTCTCTCTGCCCTGGTGTGGGACTGTTCACCCAGATACCATACAGACGGCCCTTCACGTTGTCCATATCCAGACCATTGCTATGAGCAAAGCTGGTGTCCAGCCGTGGAAAGCTTATCTCAGTGCTCAAGATGACACAGGATGCCTCTTCCTAACAGAGCTCTTGCTGGAGGCGGCAGATTCGGAGATGCAGGTTTTGGTGAAGCAGAGCGAGGCGAAGCCGGAGGCACTGCAAACCTTCATTTTGGCGTTAAGGACGGTCATGGGGACAGTTGCCGGACTGGGGTCCTGA
- the AP4B1 gene encoding AP-4 complex subunit beta-1 isoform X1, producing MPYLGGEDAVRELRRALANPHVQADRLRYRAAVLRVIRHMAQGADVSGLFPEMVKASAAADVVQKKLVSLYLRAQAPRQPQLALLAVNTLRKDCGHPSPAVRGLALRSMCGLRMPGIQEYLQQPLLSGLRDKASYVRRAAVLGCAKMVKLQGDSEVDGALVNELYSLLRDQDPIVVVNCLRALEEILKKEGGVVINKPIAHHLLNRMADLDQWGQSEVLTFLLRYTPRSEEELFDILNLLDGYLKSSSPSVVMAATKLFLVLAREYPHVQADVLVRVKGPLLSACTSESRELCFTALCHVRQILGSLPGHFSSHYKKFFCSYSEPHYIKCQKMEVLCELVNDENVQQVLEELKGYCTDVSVELAQGAIFAIGNIARTYTEQCVGILTELLGLQQEHITSAVVQAFRDLVWLCPQCTDAVCRALPNCEDAIQDSEGKQALIWLLGAHGEKVPNAPYVLEEFVENMKSEMFPAVKMELLTALVRLFLSRPAECQDMLGRLLYYCIEEEMDMAVRDRGLFYYRLLQSGVEEVKRVLCSPKSDPSLGLLEDQTERPVNTWASEFNTLAPVYGREHWALVTAHQPAEPPYACSACTDSRNRDTESLISEGNKEVLNVHPETGSLTLIPDVYLTAEQFEKTWLSLDASCHLSLPWCGTVHPDTIQTALHVVHIQTIAMSKAGVQPWKAYLSAQDDTGCLFLTELLLEAADSEMQVLVKQSEAKPEALQTFILALRTVMGTVAGLGS from the exons ATGCCGTACCTGGGCGGCGAGGACGCGGTGcgggagctgcgccgggccctgGCCAACCCGCACGTGCAGGCGGATCGGTTGCGTTACCGCGCCGCCGTCCTGCGCGTCATCCG GCACATGGCGCAGGGCGCGGACGTGTCGGGGCTGTTCCCGGAGATGGTGAAGGCCAGCGCGGCGGCCGACGTGGTGCAGAAGAAGCTGGTGTCGCTGTACCTGCGGGCGCAGGCCCCGCGGCAGCCGCAGCTGGCGCTGCTGGCCGTCAACACGCTCCGCAAGGACTGCGGccaccccagccccgccgtgCGGGGGCTCGCCCTCCGCAGCATGTGCGGCCTCAG GATGCCCGGCATCCAGGAGTACCTGCAGCAGCCCCTCCTCAGCGGCCTGCGGGACAAGGCCTCCTACGTGAGGAGAGCGGCCGTGCTGGGCTGCGCCAAGATGGTGAAGCTGCAGGGGGACTCCGAAGTCG ATGGTGCATTGGTGAACGAGCTGTACAGTTTGCTTCGTGATCAGGATCCCATTGTAGTTGTGAATTGTCTGAGGGCCTTAGAAGAGATCttgaagaaagagggaggagTTGTCATCAACAAACCCATTGCTCACCATCTCCTCaacag GATGGCAGATCTGGATCAGTGGGGGCAAAGTGAGGTGCTTACCTTCCTTCTGCGTTACACACCTCGCAGCGAGGAGGAGCTCTTCGACATACTCAATTTATTGGATGGCTATCTCAAAAGCAGCAGCCCCAGTGTTGTGATGGCAGCCACCAAGCTTTTCCTAGTGCTGGCCAGGGAGTACCCACATGTGCAGGCAGATGTTTTGGTGAGAGTGAAGGGGCCACTGCTGTCAGCCTGCACCTCCGAGAGCAGGGAGCTCTGCTTCACTGCGCTGTGCCATGTGCGTCAGATCCTCGGTAGCCTTCCCGGCCATTTTAGCAGCCACTACAAAAAGTTCTTCTGTTCATATTCAGAGCCCCACTACATCAAATGCCAGAAGATGGAGGTGTTGTGTGAGCTGGTGAATGATGAAAACGTACAGCAAGTGCTGGAGGAGCTGAAGGGCTATTGCACTGATGTCTCGGTAGAGCTTGCCCAGGGGGCGATCTTCGCCATAG GCAATATTGCTAGGACATACACAGAACAGTGCGTGGGGATTCTGACagagctcctggggctgcagcaggagcataTCACTTCAG CGGTAGTACAGGCTTTTCGGGACCTGGTGTGGCTGTGTCCGCAGTGCACGGATGCGGTGTGTCGGGCACTGCCTAACTGTGAGGACGCCATCCAGGACAGTGAG ggcaagcaagcgctgatCTGGCTCCTGGGTGCACATGGTGAGAAAGTACCGAATGCCCCCTATGTTTTAGAGGAGTTTGTGGAGAACATGAAGTCAGAGATGTTCCCAGCAGTGAAGATGGAGCTTCTGACAGCATTGGTGCGACTCTTCCTGTCTCGTCCTGCCGAGTGTCAGGACATGCTGGGGAGGCTGCTCTATTACTGCATAG AGGAGGAGATGGATATGGCAGTACGAGACCGTGGATTGTTCTACTATCGCCTTTTGCAGTCCGGTGTGGAAGAAGTGAAACGGGTCCTGTGTAGCCCCAAGTCTGACCCCTCTCTGGGGCTCCTGGAAGACCAAACTGAGCGACCCGTGAATACCTGGGCTTCAGAGTTTAATACTCTTGCACCAGTTTATGGCAGAGAACACTGGGCACTCGTTACTGCTCACCAGCCAGCAGAACCCCCTTACGCTTGTTCTGCTTGTACTGACTCCAGGAACAGAGACACAG AGTCGCTGATTTCTGAAGGGAATAAAGAAGTCCTCAATGTTCATCCTGAGACAGGCAGCCTGACCTTAATTCCTGATGTTTACCTGACTGCAGAACAGTTTGAGAAGACCTGGCTGAGCTTGGATGCGAGCTGTCACCTCTCTCTGCCCTGGTGTGGGACTGTTCACCCAGATACCATACAGACGGCCCTTCACGTTGTCCATATCCAGACCATTGCTATGAGCAAAGCTGGTGTCCAGCCGTGGAAAGCTTATCTCAGTGCTCAAGATGACACAGGATGCCTCTTCCTAACAGAGCTCTTGCTGGAGGCGGCAGATTCGGAGATGCAGGTTTTGGTGAAGCAGAGCGAGGCGAAGCCGGAGGCACTGCAAACCTTCATTTTGGCGTTAAGGACGGTCATGGGGACAGTTGCCGGACTGGGGTCCTGA
- the DCLRE1B gene encoding 5' exonuclease Apollo, translating into MNGTVLPGTPIAVDFWSVRRAGGARLFFLSHLHSDHTAGLSSTWSRPLYCSPLTARLLHRRLQVPTRWIRPLEVGQSHVVGEEVTVTLLDSNHCPGSVMFLFEGAFGTILYTGDFRYASAMQGEPALRGRHIDRLYLDNTHCHPHRPLPSRQHATRQAAHLIRAHPQHHVVIGVYSLGKETLLVDLALEFHTWVVVSPWRLEQMRLLELPDVFTAEEGAGWIRAVDVAEIRSDTLVSWNMLHPTIAIIPTGRPVKVTHPNIHLIPYSDHSSFSELCEFVKWLKPCSVIPIVRGSVCQAYFQKYLSSAPQALPDLRMPKPVKESGQPQSKRKGQEPMCLLKRVTRCSVPQGVVYESPEEHTENSEDFMDVKVPQQNDCESAFCSKEGCACYHTGKEKGKAELSGEQPGEARAASAVSWAPLSDERFLTGFAEQYLLTPLNVLKRNSSQKFDKLVEDFFRRGEAS; encoded by the exons ATGAACGGGACGGTGCTGCCCGGGACCCCCATCGCCGTGGACTTCTGGAGCgtgcggcgggcgggcggcgcccggCTCTTCTTCCTGTCGCACCTGCACTCGGACCACACGGCCGGGCTCTCCAGCACCTGGAGCCGCCCGCTCTACTGCTCGCCGCTCACTGCCCGCCTCCTGCACCGCCGCCTCCAG GTGCCGACGCGCTGGATCCGGCCGCTGGAGGTGGGGCAGAGCCATGTGGTGGGCGAGGAGGTGACGGTGACGCTGCTCGACTCCAACCACTGCCCCGGCTCCGTCATGTTCCTCTTTGAGGGCGCCTTTGGCACCATCCTCTACACAG gggacTTCCGCTACGCCAGCGCCATGCAGGGCGAGCCGGCGCTGCGGGGCCGCCACATCGACCGCCTCTACCTGGACAACACCCACTGCCACCCACACCGGCCGCTGCCCTCACGGCAGCACGCCACACGCCAGGCCGCCCACCTCATCCGCGCCCACCCGCAGCACCACGTCGTCATCG GTGTGTACAGCCTGGGGAAGGAGACGCTGCTGGTGGACCTGGCCCTGGAGTTCCACACCTGggtggtggtgagcccctggcgcctGGAGCAGAtgcggctgctggagctgcctgatGTCTTCACCGCCGAGGAGGGGGCTGGCTGGATCCGTGCTGTGGATGTTGCCGAGATCCGCTCGGATACCCTTGTCAGCTGGAACATGCTGCACCCTACGATTGCCATCATCCCTACGGGCAGGCCTGTGAAGGTCACTCACCCCAACATCCATCTGATCCCGTACTCAGATCACTCATCCTTTTCGGAGCTGTGCGAGTTTGTGAAGTGGTTGAAGCCTTGCTCGGTCATTCCAATCGTGAGGGGCAGCGTGTGCCAGGCTTACTTTCAGAAATATCTAAGTTCTGCCCCCCAGGCACTTCCTGACCTCAGAATGCCAAAGCCAGTGAAAGAGTCTGGACAGCCGCAAAGCAAAAGGAAGGGGCAGGAACCCATGTGTCTCTTGAAAAGAGTTACCCGCTGTTCTGTGCCCCAAGGAGTTGTTTATGAGTCCCCAGAGGAACATACTGAGAACTCTGAAGACTTCATGGATGTTAAGGTTCCTCAGCAGAACGACTGCGAGTCAGCCTTCTGCTCAAAAGAAGGTTGCGCTTGTTATCACACGggcaaggagaaagggaaggcagagctgagtGGAGAACAGCCAGGAGAGGCAAGAGCAGCCAGCGCTGTTAGCTGGGCACCTCTCTCTGATGAGCGCTTTCTGACTGGGTTCGCAGAGCAGTATTTACTCACTCCCTTAAATGTCCTAAAGCGGAATTCCTCACAGAAATTTGACAAGCTGGTAGAAGATTTCTTTAGGAGAGGAGAAGCATCCTGA